The Aeromicrobium sp. Leaf245 genome includes a region encoding these proteins:
- a CDS encoding PLP-dependent aminotransferase family protein translates to MQTTSRSPALPVHLDRTAATPLPAQLAADVRRLVAAGTLRRGVRLPASRALALELGVSRSVVTQAYEQLVAEGWLDASHGSGTFVAGTATAHPSPAVAQQAAAATTDPRLVRLDTGTPWIDPRHRAGWSRAWRDVAAATPPAGYDDPCGIPDLRAAIAERLGRLRGVECGADDVVVTQGTTDGLRALLEVLPAGAVAVEDPGYRAAVATVRSTGRTVVDVPARGTPTVPPDVVATYVTPAHQHPLGHVLPAADRVALLAAARERGAVVVEDDYDSEFRYDVAPVPALASLDRTGVAYLGTASKSVSPSLRLGWLVPPPHLLDAVRSARAVRHEGISWPVQRAFLSMLRDGYVDRVVRSARRVYADRAPRVAGVLAPHAEPAGPSAGMYSTWLLPPDRADAAVRSAARAGFDVPLLSDYARSSGLTGLVVGFGGVSDRELDAALGALVRGLDDRPSRRRPR, encoded by the coding sequence GTGCAGACCACTTCGCGCTCGCCCGCGCTGCCGGTGCACCTCGACCGAACCGCCGCCACGCCCCTGCCGGCGCAGCTCGCCGCCGACGTGCGGCGGCTCGTCGCGGCCGGCACGCTGCGGCGGGGCGTGCGGCTGCCGGCGAGTCGCGCCCTCGCCCTCGAGCTCGGGGTCTCCCGCTCCGTGGTCACGCAGGCGTACGAGCAGCTGGTCGCCGAGGGCTGGCTCGACGCGAGCCACGGCTCGGGCACCTTCGTCGCGGGGACGGCGACGGCCCACCCCTCGCCCGCCGTCGCTCAGCAGGCAGCGGCGGCGACGACGGACCCGCGCCTCGTACGACTCGACACCGGCACGCCGTGGATCGATCCGCGCCACCGGGCGGGATGGAGCCGAGCCTGGCGCGACGTCGCCGCCGCCACGCCACCGGCCGGCTACGACGACCCCTGCGGCATCCCCGACCTGCGCGCCGCGATCGCCGAGCGGCTCGGTCGGCTCCGCGGCGTGGAGTGCGGGGCCGACGACGTCGTCGTCACGCAGGGCACCACCGACGGCCTGCGCGCCCTGCTCGAGGTGCTGCCCGCCGGTGCGGTCGCGGTCGAGGACCCCGGCTACCGGGCGGCGGTCGCCACGGTCCGTTCCACGGGGCGGACCGTGGTCGACGTGCCGGCCCGGGGGACCCCGACCGTGCCACCCGACGTCGTCGCGACCTACGTGACCCCCGCGCACCAGCACCCGCTCGGCCACGTGCTGCCCGCCGCCGACCGCGTGGCGCTGCTCGCGGCGGCGAGGGAGCGGGGCGCCGTGGTCGTCGAGGACGACTACGACTCCGAGTTCCGCTACGACGTAGCGCCCGTCCCCGCGCTCGCGTCGCTCGACCGCACCGGCGTCGCCTATCTCGGCACCGCCTCGAAGTCGGTCTCGCCGAGCCTGCGCCTCGGCTGGCTCGTCCCTCCCCCGCACCTGCTCGACGCCGTCCGCTCCGCTCGCGCGGTGCGGCACGAGGGCATCTCGTGGCCGGTCCAGCGCGCGTTCCTGTCGATGCTGCGCGACGGGTACGTCGACCGGGTGGTCCGCTCGGCCCGACGGGTCTACGCCGACCGGGCGCCGCGCGTCGCGGGCGTGCTCGCACCGCACGCCGAGCCGGCGGGTCCGAGCGCCGGCATGTACTCGACCTGGCTGCTCCCACCGGACCGGGCCGACGCCGCCGTCCGCTCGGCGGCCCGTGCCGGGTTCGACGTACCGCTGCTGTCCGACTACGCGCGCAGCTCCGGGCTCACCGGGCTGGTGGTCGGCTTCGGCGGCGTGAGCGACCGCGAGCTCGACGCCGCCCTGGGCGCCCTGGTCCGGGGTCTCGACGACCGTCCGTCCCGACGTCGGCCCCGCTGA
- the rpsR gene encoding 30S ribosomal protein S18: MAKPVIRKPKKKSNPLAAAGVTTIDYKDTALLRKFISDRGKIRARRVTGVSVQEQRQIAKAIKNAREMALLPYTSSGR; encoded by the coding sequence ATGGCGAAGCCAGTCATCCGGAAGCCGAAGAAGAAGAGCAACCCGCTCGCGGCCGCCGGTGTCACCACGATCGACTACAAGGACACGGCGCTGCTGCGCAAGTTCATCTCGGACCGCGGCAAGATCCGCGCGCGCCGGGTGACCGGTGTGTCCGTGCAGGAGCAGCGTCAGATCGCCAAGGCGATCAAGAACGCCCGCGAGATGGCGCTCCTGCCCTACACGTCCAGCGGACGCTGA
- the rpsF gene encoding 30S ribosomal protein S6 — protein sequence MRHYEVMVILDPDLDERTVAPSLDTYLNVVKNDGGSVENVDVWGKRRLAYEIDKKNEGIYAVIDLTATPDTVKELDRQLGLNESVVRTKVTRPDVK from the coding sequence TTGCGTCACTACGAAGTCATGGTCATCCTCGACCCCGATCTCGACGAGCGCACGGTCGCTCCGAGCCTCGACACCTACCTCAACGTCGTGAAGAACGACGGAGGCAGCGTGGAGAACGTCGACGTGTGGGGCAAGCGCCGCCTCGCGTACGAGATCGACAAGAAGAACGAGGGCATCTACGCCGTCATCGACTTGACCGCCACCCCCGACACGGTCAAGGAGCTCGACCGTCAGCTCGGGCTCAACGAGTCCGTCGTCCGCACGAAGGTCACCCGACCCGACGTGAAGTAA
- a CDS encoding single-stranded DNA-binding protein: MAGETVITVVGNITDDPELKFTPSGAAVANFTVASTPRSFDRQSNEWKDGNPLFIRCSVWRQMAENVAESLQKGQHVIVHGALNVRQYERQDGGRGTSVEMNVYEVGASLRFATAKVTKASRGGGGGGGGDFGGGSGGGGGYGGGQGGGNAGGGSANPWSSPQAAPQGGNDAWGGGGAAAEEPPF; encoded by the coding sequence ATGGCAGGCGAGACCGTCATCACCGTCGTCGGCAACATCACCGACGATCCCGAGCTGAAGTTCACCCCGTCCGGCGCGGCGGTCGCGAACTTCACCGTCGCCTCGACGCCCCGGTCCTTCGACCGGCAGTCGAACGAGTGGAAGGACGGCAACCCGCTGTTCATCCGCTGCTCGGTGTGGCGGCAGATGGCCGAGAACGTCGCCGAGTCGCTGCAGAAGGGCCAGCACGTCATCGTGCACGGCGCCCTGAACGTGCGTCAGTACGAGCGGCAGGACGGCGGCCGGGGCACCAGCGTGGAGATGAACGTCTACGAGGTCGGAGCATCCCTGCGCTTCGCCACGGCCAAGGTCACCAAGGCCTCCCGTGGCGGTGGCGGCGGTGGCGGCGGCGACTTCGGTGGCGGCTCCGGCGGTGGCGGTGGCTACGGCGGCGGACAGGGCGGCGGAAACGCCGGTGGCGGCAGCGCCAACCCCTGGTCCTCGCCGCAGGCTGCACCGCAGGGTGGGAACGACGCCTGGGGCGGCGGCGGCGCCGCTGCCGAAGAGCCCCCGTTCTGA
- a CDS encoding pyridoxamine 5'-phosphate oxidase family protein — protein MAAIDTSPLSPTPRTTLGRSRERGLTDRAALHAILDEALVAHLGVDVGDHPVVLPVAIAVDPEGPDADGTLYVHGSVAARWMTRSRRRTVCVTATLLDGLVVARSGFHHSMNYRSAVVVGEARIVDDPDEKARALDLTVDHVVPGRSATLRRPTRKEVAATAVLAVPLREASVKVRAGDPVDDDADVEVGAWAGVVPLSVVASSPVSAADSHDVVPTDVAERAARLGA, from the coding sequence ATGGCCGCGATCGACACGTCACCGCTCTCCCCCACCCCACGCACGACCCTGGGTCGCTCGCGCGAGCGCGGGCTCACCGACCGTGCCGCGCTGCACGCGATCCTCGACGAGGCGCTCGTCGCGCACCTGGGCGTCGACGTCGGCGACCATCCCGTGGTCCTGCCGGTCGCCATCGCCGTCGATCCCGAGGGCCCCGACGCCGACGGCACCCTCTACGTGCACGGCTCGGTCGCCGCGCGGTGGATGACCCGATCGCGCCGACGCACCGTCTGCGTCACGGCGACGCTGCTCGACGGGCTCGTCGTCGCGCGGTCGGGCTTCCACCACTCGATGAACTACCGCTCCGCGGTGGTGGTGGGGGAGGCGCGGATCGTGGACGACCCGGACGAGAAGGCGCGCGCGCTCGACCTGACCGTCGACCACGTCGTGCCGGGCCGGTCGGCCACCCTGCGCCGGCCCACCCGCAAGGAGGTCGCGGCCACCGCCGTGCTGGCCGTCCCGTTGCGCGAGGCGTCGGTGAAGGTGCGCGCCGGGGACCCGGTCGACGACGACGCCGACGTCGAGGTCGGCGCGTGGGCCGGCGTCGTGCCGCTGTCGGTCGTCGCGTCGAGCCCGGTGTCGGCGGCGGACTCGCACGACGTCGTGCCGACCGACGTCGCCGAGCGGGCCGCCCGGCTGGGGGCCTGA
- the rplI gene encoding 50S ribosomal protein L9 encodes MKLILTHEVTNLGEPGDIVEVKDGYGRNFLLPRNYAIRWSKGAAKQVESIKAARDSRAVHDLEEAQQIKGRLEAEPVNVPVRAGESGRLFGAVTVSDIASALEAAGGSVDKRRIEVGNPIKSLGAHQVTVRVHPEVTAEVRLNVVASK; translated from the coding sequence ATGAAGCTCATCCTCACGCACGAGGTCACCAACCTCGGCGAGCCCGGCGACATCGTCGAGGTCAAGGACGGCTACGGCCGCAACTTCCTGCTCCCCCGCAACTACGCCATCCGGTGGAGCAAGGGCGCAGCCAAGCAGGTCGAGTCCATCAAGGCCGCGCGCGACTCGCGCGCCGTGCACGACCTCGAGGAGGCCCAGCAGATCAAGGGTCGCCTGGAGGCCGAGCCGGTCAACGTCCCGGTGCGCGCCGGCGAGAGCGGTCGCCTGTTCGGCGCCGTCACCGTCTCCGACATCGCCTCCGCCCTCGAGGCGGCCGGCGGCTCGGTCGACAAGCGTCGTATCGAGGTCGGCAACCCGATCAAGTCGCTCGGTGCCCACCAGGTCACCGTGCGCGTCCACCCCGAGGTGACCGCCGAGGTCCGTCTCAACGTGGTGGCCTCCAAGTAG
- a CDS encoding aldo/keto reductase yields MTEERYWADAVPETHRPYVAAEDRYTHLDYRRVGTSGLLLPPISLGLWWNFGDDRPFATQREILRHAFDKGVTHFDLANNYGPPYGSAEENFGRMMRTDFKPYRDELVLSSKAGWDMWPGPYGKLGSRKYLLSSLDASLERMSVEYVDIFYSHRTDPGTPVAETIGALDTAVRQGKALYVGISSYSPEMTAEAVAVARDLGTPLVIHQPSYSMLNRWIESGSTDARPAGFGATGGAGSGSSLLSVLDEHGMGSIGFTPLAQGLLTSKYLGDEPAERSGERGSFTDDVVTPDMVERLRGLNAIAEERGQTLAQLAISWVLRPGGVTSALIGASSTEQLDENLAAAANVDFSDEELSRIDDLAGSVDGVNIWSVSSDL; encoded by the coding sequence ATGACCGAGGAGCGCTACTGGGCCGACGCCGTGCCCGAGACCCACCGTCCGTACGTCGCCGCCGAGGACCGGTACACCCACCTCGACTACCGCCGGGTCGGCACGAGCGGCCTGCTGCTGCCGCCGATCTCGCTGGGGCTGTGGTGGAACTTCGGTGACGACCGGCCGTTCGCGACGCAGCGCGAGATCCTGCGGCACGCGTTCGACAAGGGCGTCACCCACTTCGACCTCGCCAACAACTACGGCCCGCCGTACGGCTCGGCGGAGGAGAACTTCGGGCGGATGATGCGCACCGACTTCAAGCCGTACCGCGACGAGCTGGTGCTCTCGAGCAAGGCCGGCTGGGACATGTGGCCGGGCCCCTACGGCAAGCTCGGGTCGCGCAAGTACCTGCTCAGCAGCCTCGACGCGTCGCTGGAGCGGATGAGCGTCGAGTACGTCGACATCTTCTACTCCCACCGCACCGACCCCGGCACGCCGGTCGCGGAGACGATCGGCGCGCTCGACACCGCGGTGCGCCAGGGCAAGGCGCTCTACGTCGGCATCTCGTCGTACTCGCCGGAGATGACGGCCGAGGCGGTGGCGGTGGCCCGCGACCTGGGCACGCCCCTGGTCATCCACCAGCCCTCGTACTCGATGCTCAACCGCTGGATCGAGTCCGGCAGCACCGACGCGCGCCCCGCCGGGTTCGGCGCGACCGGTGGCGCCGGGAGCGGGTCGAGCCTGCTGTCGGTCCTCGACGAGCACGGCATGGGATCGATCGGCTTCACCCCGCTCGCCCAGGGCCTGCTCACGTCGAAGTACCTGGGCGACGAGCCGGCGGAGCGCTCGGGCGAGCGTGGCTCCTTCACCGACGACGTCGTCACGCCCGACATGGTCGAGCGTCTGCGCGGGCTGAACGCGATCGCCGAGGAGCGCGGCCAGACCCTCGCGCAGCTCGCGATCTCGTGGGTGCTCCGGCCCGGCGGCGTCACGTCGGCGCTCATCGGCGCCTCGTCGACCGAGCAGCTCGACGAGAACCTCGCCGCCGCGGCGAACGTCGACTTCAGCGACGAGGAGCTGTCGCGCATCGACGACCTCGCCGGCAGCGTCGACGGCGTCAACATCTGGAGCGTCTCCAGCGACCTCTGA
- a CDS encoding MGMT family protein: protein MADDASTMPLPGGGHADPPDRLTPFQQRVADVVGALPPGELLTYGEVALEAGHPGAGQAVANVLRRVPGLPWWRVLPTNGRLYRQHREAATSLLQAEGHRVDDEGRVRPARG from the coding sequence ATGGCTGACGACGCCTCCACCATGCCGTTGCCCGGTGGCGGGCACGCCGACCCGCCGGACCGGCTCACGCCGTTCCAGCAGCGCGTCGCCGACGTGGTCGGCGCCCTGCCGCCCGGCGAGCTGCTGACCTACGGCGAGGTGGCCCTGGAGGCTGGTCACCCCGGGGCGGGCCAGGCGGTCGCGAACGTGCTGCGTCGCGTCCCGGGACTGCCCTGGTGGCGCGTCCTGCCCACGAACGGCCGGCTCTACCGCCAGCACCGCGAGGCGGCCACCTCGCTCCTGCAGGCGGAGGGGCATCGCGTGGACGACGAGGGGCGGGTCCGGCCGGCGCGCGGCTGA